GAGTTTGGTCGTCAGGTGGCGGCGCCGGTCTCTGAATCAGATTGTCACATCGAACGTTACCACATGACGCTGCTAAACGGTGGTAAGTCTGGGAGGAATGAATGTGTTGGAGGTAAGTTGGTTTGTTCTTGCTGCTTGGCATTGCTCCTGCCGCGTCACAAACCATCGGTAATCTTCTGTTGATGCCCTATTTTAGAGTAAGGTTTTCCGGATGGGCATATCTCATTTTTTTGCCTTCCAAATTTCATTTTCAGGGCGTCCTCGCTTGCCGTGTTCCCTCTCTTCACCATGTGAATGTGAGTAAGTAATACTTACTGTTTAACCCCTATTAGAATCTCTCTTCGCTACAACCTGCAACTGCTCGCAAACTGAAAGCGAACAGGAGATACTGATACTGTACCGCAGATCTCATGCGCGCAGTCTTTCCCGCTTCCCTAGAAGACGAGACCCAGTCCGTCCAGCCCCTGGGCAGGCAGTATTTATCTGGGCCACCACCCCACAGCCAGCTACTCTACACTGGCAAACCGTATGCAATACTCTACGCTGCAGGAAGGAATAAACGAAGCTTCCTCTGATCCTCAACGGCGGGCTCCAGTCCAGTCCAAAGCAGGCTGCCTGCTGTCCCACCGGCAGTGCGAAACCCAATAAGGAGTACCTTTGATGCGCCCCAAGATGATCCGCCTCGGGAGCCGTGCTCTTGCTGCATCACCGATCTGGAATAATTTTTAGGGCGCCCGCATCGGTCCTCGCCAGCTGCTAGCGTCGCCGACTGCATTTACTCTCCGGGCCCGCGCGCTCTCCCGTCGCTCAAATCGATCGGCGACGAACTCCTCGCTAGCATGCACTGTGCGTGTACTGTTTATCGATTAAAAAATGAAATCGCTGGCCCAAATCGCTCGCCGTTGCGGACACCCTTACTCCCGTTCCTGCTCCTGCTTGCATGGTCCAGGAAGAAGCTTCCTCGAAATCCCTGCATGTATCCGCCTGTCTGCTAGCTGCCGCGGCATACGCTCCCTTCTCAGTTCTCATGCCACCGATAAAGACGTACGGCTTCACAGACCGGTGGTGCACCACTCTACTCTTTTCGTCCTTTGCCTTTCTACTGTACCAACAAAGACCGTATATAGGAGGAGGAAAGAGGCGAAACAAAATGCCAGTCAATTCGGGGGTGAGCTAGTAGGTCTCGAGGACCATAGTCCATAGGGGGAAAAGACGCAAAGGAGTGAGAGAGGCCGAGGTTCTCTGCTAGGGACAGTGTTGCATGGGACAGGGAGAGGAGTGAAAGAAAGAGTGAAAGAAAGAGTGAAAAGAAGCATGAATCTTATGCTATTATTCGCCCTTTGTAGGTTATTTCTTGTAGGAAGTAAGTACTCCCTTTTCTCTAAAAGGAATTACCTAACCCTTTTATAATCTAGGTTTGGTGGATATTGGTGTGTGCTGACATCACCGTAACATTTGTGTTGACATCATATAACGTAACTAATGCAGCATGCCGTTCCTCTATGTACCCGATTTGACATCTAAGCAGAGAAGTGAGCGAGGCAGTTATCTTGGTGCTTGGTCATGCATGCACATTATTCCACTAACGCAATTGTATGCATGATTACTTGGAGAAGAAAATGTAGGGGCGGCGAGGCCATATAGTATCCAGCTACTCCTACTAGATAACTTGCCGTATCATCTGaacatatataaaaaaaacccTTATGAGCTGTGCAGACTCAAATTTGCCTCGAGAGCTGCTCAGGTATTTCAGCTTATACTAGCACTGCTTCTTTTAAAGAAGGCATGGATAATTACCTATATATGTTCTTTGTAGTATCATCTCTGGAGGATATCTCTGTGTACATAATAAGCAGAGGACCTGAAATACAGTGCTTCTCTATACGTATGTACAACCCAGACATTTatcattttttaattttattttgctGATTGTCTGACATCGACTTTGTTGATGTTAACATGTGTTCCATCATGCTACTCTCAAAACATTAACAGAGTATGCACGAGGAGTTATACACGATACAAATTTGAAAATGCATGTGATAAGATTTGCACAGCGTTTAAACTTGGGGTCTAGTTAAACAAAGTACTGATCACCAGGACCCAGTGCTATAAGATACCTGAACGTTACAATCCCGTTCTGTTGTTCTCATAAGATGAATTCAAATTAGAACACACATTCAGCTTAATCCAATACAGTTCCTCTAAAGTGCTCTTGAAAACAGaacatttgaaaagaaaaaaaaaatagctcTTATTGCTTGCAGTATGAGTACTGAGTACGCACATTCTCACTTTAGTTTTCCCCTCACTCCTTTTCTCCCCTTTCTTCCGTCTTTTCCTCTTTAAATGCCGCAGAATCATCATATCGATTATAGGCCCACATGATAGGTTGCTCTAATGCAAATTTTATTTTCTCTAATTTCTTGCATGTATGATGTGTATGTACTGGTACGGTTCCTATTATTTTAGCTGTGTTTAATTTGTAGCCACCTTGCGAGCGAGCTAGaaataatagtatatattttccTTGATTCCATATAACCTCACACAAATAATATAATGTTAATATATGGGTATATTGCTTTTGCTTTTTCAGGCGTTCATGTGTTGATGGTTCTGTTGCAAGTTGATCGTATATAATATGATTAGTTCTCTAGCTAGCTACATATATACAAGGCATCTTCTTCTACCAGCTTGTGTTGTTATATTGAGCAGAAATGAAGAACATTGCTTTGCTAATGAGAAGATGCATGGGGACACCCTGTGTTTCCTCAAGACTATAATTATAACCTATAGCCAGCTATAGCTAGATTTGTTGGCGGCATGCATGAGAATAGCTCATCTGATCTGCATGAAAAAGGGTGTTGCTCCAAAAATTTTCTTGATTGTCAGTTGCAGGAGATGCCATAAAAATTAAATCTACACATTGCATCACCACCTTGCAGAGATGACCTTATTGTAAGGGCATCGATACGTATATTATCGCATATATGAAGGTAGCATTGACGCCTTAGCTAGCTACTTCTACCAGCAAAGCTAGATATATAATTGATTTAATTTAATGCATATGTTTTCCCTGGTGTATGTTTGTGTTCTCTTCTCACCTCCTATTTGTTTTCCCTTTGTTGCTGAAGATCCATGTTATGTATAAGACTTTTGCCTTTCAAAAGCCCCTGAAATggaatacccccccccccccccccaaccggTTGACCCTCAAGAAAAATTAATGCATATATAAGCTAATCTTGGTTTCTTAATCTTGAGATTAGTTGTGAGAATGTCGGTTACATCAAAAGTCACACAGAATTAATACTTCATTCAAATCACCCAAAAAGAATTAATCAGTACAATACAAGTTATCAGAAAGTTCCGTTGACATTTTCTTCGATACAATGTACATGCCTCAGATCAATGAAAGCTTGTTTTTCCTCAGCATGCAAAATTACCAATTAATAATTAAGTTACACATTCATTTACAACCATCTCAGCAACACATACAGCAATTACATAGAACTTGGGTACATCTCTTCAAAATAGATAATCTTGGAGCATCATCCAACAGGTGATGCACAACAATAAGATCATCCTGATCAATGACACATATATGCTATATATGTATCTCCACCGTATCCCATTCTGATCCagctatacttatttgtagccATGCACCAGTTAATAATAATCGCCTGCTTTTAATTTAATTTCACCGCAAGTTAATAATAAGGACTGCTGGTTAATCAGTGAGCTAGTTACCCGTAGGACATGTTCCTCGTCTGGCCTCCGATCACCGACGGGCTGCCCATCCTCTCATTTCCCAtgtgcggccgccgcggcgatgGCCTCTCAAGCTTGCCGTCGAAGCAGCCCTTGCTCCCCGTGGAGTCGCCGGACAGCATGGGCTTCGCCTCGCCGTACACGTCGGCGATGGAGTCCATGACGTTGATGCCGGCGGCGTCCATCATCGGCGGCGCCATCTGGAGCTGGTCGATGCCCCTGCCCTGCTCGTCGTCGCCCCACATCATCATCGGGCTCTTCCCGGCGGCGTAAGGGTTGAGCCTCTTCTTCCCCAGCGAGCCGATTTCGCAATTGGCGAAGAAGGCCTCCATTGGCCGCtccatctgctgctgcaggtcCAGGTGGCCTCCGCCGTACATGTGCAGGTCTTGCAGGGAAGCGAAGCCCATGGAAGGGCCCATATCCTTGAGGGAGCAGACGTCGAGGATTGCCTGGTTGCTTAGGGATTTGTACCCGGCCGGGCACGCCGCGACGTCGCCGGAGGCGAGGGTCTGGTAGGCTTTCTCCAGGATGGACTGCATGTACTTCCCCTGGGCTTCAATCCTCATCTGGAGGTGCTTTTGCACCTGCATGTGACGTTCATGCATCCATATGAATTCGTCAGCACAAAATGTGAAGGGCCAAAAGCGGTAAGTAAGCTTCCTGAGAATGTTCATGATGTATGAATGCATCATGCATGAGTAAGTAATTTGTAAATAATAATAAAGCTAATGATGAGATCATGAGCAGCATGGTAAGGCCACAAAAAGTGGAGCTAAGTAAACTTCCTCGTACTTTTAAAAGAAGATATCAACAAGCTTCCTAAGAATTTCATGTGTATGTGCTTTAGTTTGCACTCTCGATCATTACCTCTAGCTGCTCATGTAGCCTTCTCTGGACTTCCATTTGCATTCTGATAGCCTCATTCATGTGCACGCTGCGGCTGGAATAAAgattcaaaaaaagaaagaaagtgaAAGGGTCAGGGAGAAATATATGAAAGAAAAAAGACTTAAATTTGTTTTAGCTGAAAAAAGTTAATTAGGATTATGGAGTGTGCAGAAAGGAATTCTGCAAACATTAATTATTGAATAGTGTACTACTAGTATATTATGAAATCAACGTACTCATTCATGCTTCTTCCCATTATGCCCGAAGAAGAAGCTGCGTTTCGTTGCATCTCCATCGCCGCAGCTGCGATAATTCAAAGAATTAGTGTTAACTGTATCACAAGTAATATATGCATAGGAGTGAAGAAACTCGTATATACAGAGAAACTATCTGTATATACACAGATTTATTGATCTTCAGTATGGGTGCAGGTTGCAAATTGAAAGGTGATGGCTGATGAACAGTTAAAATTCTTCAGAATTGAATTGCGGAAATCTTTTGTATGCAGAGGAAAATTCGATCGATATCTTCGTAAATAAAGTTCTTACCATCCTTAACTGAGTGATCGTTGAACTCCTTGTGCGGCTGCTTCCCTAACCTAAATTTCTGCTCATGAAAAAGAACATTCAACTAATTAAATTAGCCAACATGCATGAGACAGACCAAGACAGAGAAACAAAAACCTAACCCTAGCTAATTAGCTGGTGCAAACAACTatatacacatacacacacCTGGAGGTGGCTCTTGAGGTGGTAGAGAGTAAGCCCCTTCACTCCCATGACCCTCATGATAGTCTTTGGAGTCGCCTCTGCAAGAACAAACCAAGCATAATCAAATGAAGAACCAGCTCATCATCATGCTGACGACGAACCTTATGCATGCAACGTACTGTCCGGGCCGCCGAGCTGCGTGACGGCGTCGACGAAGCGCTCATGGAGCTCGACCGTCCACCGGAGGCGGGGCTTGGGGTCGGTGGTGAGGACGAGCCCCGAGTCTCCCTGCACGCACATCGGCCTATCATTTGAGCTCACGGCAGCGGCTGCGCTAGTGGCCTTCTTGGAAGGGAACATTCTATTCTCCCCCTCTCCCACGCGCTCCTCCTGGCCCTTCTCTCTCTAGATCTCCCGAATTAATTCTCTCTCCTCTCAGCTGGTGTGTAGGATTGATTGGGGATGAGAGATTCAAGAACAAGGAATAGGGTtcgcggccggccggggcgcgTAGAACGAGGACCAGGGGCGCGCGGCCTGGCCTTGTGGTGCAGATGGTGTTGGTGGTGTGGCTGCTGGATGCCCGGTAGCTGCAGCCTGGCCTTGATCACTACCGTCTTGTGTTTGATAGGGGAGCCTTCTTTCtagctttctctctcttttgccAGGGGTGGCTTTAGTttgttcttttctctctctcctccatccGCCTACTATCTCTTTCTTCGTTTCCACTCTCTAGGAGTCTTCTCCTACAAAGCCCATGGCGTGTGATATTCTATCCTGCTCGAGAGACAAAATAAAGCCACCAACTCGAACATAAGGCTCCCCTATCTCCTTTGGTATAAAAGATAGAGGGGTGAAGTTCTTTTTTGAAGTGTGTCATAATAAGTACTCTTAGCATTAcatgtaatatatatatatatatatatatatatatatatatatatatatatatatatatatatatatatatatatagtctatTTGGGGAAAGAAAAACGAACAGAACTAACCATGCATCGATCTGATTTGAACAGCACTAGTCATATATACATAACTAGCataatgcccgtgcgttgctatgaGTAATATAAATTTTACCCTAACTTACATGAGACcgctatttttttttctc
This window of the Panicum virgatum strain AP13 chromosome 1K, P.virgatum_v5, whole genome shotgun sequence genome carries:
- the LOC120667109 gene encoding myb family transcription factor IPN2-like, which translates into the protein MFPSKKATSAAAAVSSNDRPMCVQGDSGLVLTTDPKPRLRWTVELHERFVDAVTQLGGPDKATPKTIMRVMGVKGLTLYHLKSHLQKFRLGKQPHKEFNDHSVKDAAAMEMQRNAASSSGIMGRSMNDRSVHMNEAIRMQMEVQRRLHEQLEVQKHLQMRIEAQGKYMQSILEKAYQTLASGDVAACPAGYKSLSNQAILDVCSLKDMGPSMGFASLQDLHMYGGGHLDLQQQMERPMEAFFANCEIGSLGKKRLNPYAAGKSPMMMWGDDEQGRGIDQLQMAPPMMDAAGINVMDSIADVYGEAKPMLSGDSTGSKGCFDGKLERPSPRRPHMGNERMGSPSVIGGQTRNMSYG